The region CTTATTCTTGCGTCAGGTCTGTCAATCTTATTTATAACAACAAGAGGCGTTAAACCTTCCTGTAAGGCTTTATGTAAAACGAATCTTGTCTGTGGCATAGGTCCTTCTGCAGCATCAACTAACAGAACTACACCGTCAACCATCTTCAGTGTTCTCTCAACCTCACCACCAAAGTCAGCGTGTCCGGGAGTATCAATTATATTTATCTTTACATCCTTATATCTTATTGCTGTGTTCTTTGCTACGATAGTTATTCCCCTTTCCCTCTCAAGATCTATACTGTCAAGAACTCTTTCCTGAATATCCTCATTATCTCTGAAAGTTCCGCTCTGTTTAAGCAGTGCATCTATAAGTGTTGTTTTACCGTGATCAACATGTGCTATTATCGCTATATTTCTGATCTCTTTCCTTAATATCTTTTTTTCTGTTGCTTCCAAAAATTCTCTCCTTGTTTTTTTAAATCCTATAATTCTAACACAATTGTTTGATAATTGATTGAAAACAATATATATTTATATGGTTTTTATTCAAACGATTGAAGGGGGAATTTTATGACTGTAAGAATAGGTGAACAGGCACCTTACTTTGAGTTTCTTGATGGTATAAAGGGAAAAAGCCTTTATGATCTAAAACAAAAATACCATATCGTTATATATAAAGCAAAGGATGATCAGCTTGAGGATAAAGAGGAGGAGTTTGAGAGGGCAAATATAAAGCTTATTGATTATGTTCAGCTTCTGACTGAAGATTTCTGTGAGCAGTTTGGCTGTGATCCAGATGGGGATTTTATAGTGATTATTGATAAGTATGGAACTGTTCAGTATGTAAGCAGTTCTGTACCGTCCTTTCAGGATATAATGAGTATAATATCTTTCTCTGAAGATGAAGGATGCTGTTCACTCTGACGAGATGGAAGATCTAAAAAATTTAATAGATGAAGCTCCCCAGTCTCCAGGTGTTTATCTTTTCAAAGGAAAGAAAGGTGAGTATATCTATATAGGAAAGGCAAAAAATATAAAAAACAGGCTTAAAGGCCATCTGAACCAGTACAGGATAGACCCTAAAGAGAAAAAGATATTTGATGAGAGCTCAAAGATTGAATGGATAATAACAAAATCAGATTATGAGGCATTTGTTCTTGAGAATGAGCTTATAAAACAGTATAAACCGAAGTATAACGTCAGATTAAAGTCAGGCTCAGGTTATCCGATGCTCGTTATAACGGATGATGAATATCCCACGGTTGTTATAAGCAGAAAGTTTGGAGAGATTGAGGGTGAGTATTTCGGTCCTTTTTTACCAGCAAGAACTGCAAGAGCTATGAAAGACCTTATCCATAAACTGTTCAGGCTGAGAACATGTGATCCGTTGCCTAAAAGGGATATCGTATGTTTTGATTACCATCTTGGGCTTTGTTCCGCCCCGTGTGTAAACAAGATATCTAAAAAGGATTATAACTTTGATGTAAAGGCTGCAAAAGCTTTCCTCTCAGGTGATGTTAAAAAGTTTATATACAGGCTTTATGACAGATTAGAGGAGTACAAAAATAAACTCAACTTTGAGAAGGCATCTGTAGTCAGAGACCAGATACTTGCTATGGAAAATCTGATATCAAAACAGGAAGTCCTCGGTCTTCCTGTTAATGAGGCTGATATATTCTATTTTTCCGGAAAGGATGTTTATCTGATTGTAGTTAGAGGAAGCAGAATAGTGGGAAAGGAGTTTATACAGATAAAACAGGAAGGTATACAGGATTTTGAGATTTCTGTGATTTCAAACTATTACATCAGGGGAAACTTTATCCCTGAGGTTGTGATCTCAAACAGAAAGTTTTCAGACCATAAAAACCTAAAGAGATGGCTCTCTGAAAAAAAGGGAAGTGATGTTAGACTTCTGTTTGATATACCTGATGAGATAAAAGGATTTATAGACAGAAATATAGGGAGTGTTGATCTCTCCGATCTAAAGGAGATATTCAAGAGAACTTTTGGTTTTGATCTTCCGGAAAGAATAGAAGGTTTTGATATTTCAACACTTTTTGGTGATTTTACCGTTGGATCCGCTGTTGTATGGGAAAATGGAAAGATGAACAAAAGGGAGTACAGAAGATTTAAGATAAAAACTGTTGATGGGATTGATGATTACGCATCATTAAGGGAGTTGCTTTTCAGAAGGTTCAGAAAGTACAAAGAGATGGATAATCCCCCCAGACTTGTTCTGATAGACGGTGGCAAAGGTCATCTTAAACAGGGTGAGATAGTCAGGGATGCATTAGGAATAAAAAATCTCAGGATCTTCTCACTGGCTAAAAAGGAAGAGATCTTATACACAGATGATGGTAAATCTGTTTATCTTTATAATTACCAGCCTCTTTTGAAGCTTTTCACAACAATCAGAGATGAGGCACACAGGTTCGCATTATCGTATAATAGAAAGCTGAGGGAGAGGGATACCTTAAAAGAACTCCTTGATAAGATTGAGGGTGTTGGGAAAAAGAGAAAGGAGATCCTCTACAGAACGTACAAAACTGTTGATAGAATAGCACAGGCTTCTGTAGAGGAGTTGAAAAAGCTGGGTATTCCTGAGAAAGTCGCTCAGAATATTAAAAAGTATTTATCAGTATAAATATTTTGCTGTTAAAACCGAACTTGATATAAATCAATAAAATAGGGATATAAAGATGGGAAGAATCAGACCTAAACCTATTAATAAGGAATCTGAATTTAAACCTGATGAGATCTTTTTTTCAAGTACAGATCTGAAAGGCATTATCCTCTCCGGAAATGATGTTTTTCAGAGAATAAGCAAGTACTCAATGGATGAGCTTATAGGAAGTCCACATAACATTATAAGACATCCAGATATGCCAAAAATAGTTTTTAAACTTCTTTGGGACTATATACAGTCTGGAAAGCCTATTGTAGCCTATGTGAAAAATATGGCAAAGGATGGAAGTTATTACTGGGTTCTTGCTACTGTTATGCCTGTAAAGGATGAGTCTGGAAATATTAGAGAGTATATATCCATAAGAATAAAACCGACCACAGATTACTTTAAGATAATCCCTCAGGTATATCAGGAACTTCTTGAGATAGAAAGAGAAGGAGGAATGGATGCTTCATATAAAGCTCTCACAGATACATTGAAAAAACTGGGTTATGATAGTTATGATGATTTTATGAAGGATATACTGGTTGCAGAGCTGAAAGATAAATCCTCACTTCTTAAAATTGAGATACCATCAATCTCCAAACAGCTTTCAAAGGAGAATGTATCGTATTTCAATGATATTATCTCAAAATCAAAAAGTCTTGATAAACTTATAGAAGAGCTTTTTAACTCTATCTCAAACTTTGAGAAACTAAGAATGCTTTTTTCAGAAAAGTCAGAGAGTATTTACAAGGTAACAGATGAGATAAGGCTTACAGCTTTAAACTCCTCTGTTGAATCTTTAAGGCTGGGAAGTAAAGGTGCTGTTTTTTCCGTGATCTCAGCTGAGATGAGAAAGAACTCTGAAGAGGAAAGTAAGATAATAAAGCAGATGAAGGTTCTTATAGATAAAAACACAGAAGAGATAAAAGATATCGTTTTTACACTCAGCCTCTCAAAACTTGAGATTATTATGTTTGGAAAGTTTTTAAGTTCACTTGTTAAAACAGGATCCGAGGATGAGATATTCAGTGCATTAAAAAGAGATGTGGCTAACTTCTTTTATCTTATATCATCGTCTCATGAGTACTTCCACAAACTTTCAGATCTGGTCTCTAAAAGTATTGGCTCACTTGAGGAGCTCAATAAAAGACTAAGGAAACTTAAGCTTTTGATAGAAGAGCTTGAGGCGATGTATTTTAGAGGACTTATAGAGTCCGGTCATATGGAAGGAACTAACTTCTCAATCATATTTACATACGTTAGGAAGCTTGTAAATCAGACAAAGGAAAATATATCAGCACTTGAGGAGCCTTTAAGAAATATCTTTGATGATGAGCTGAAAATTAAACATAATATTAGAAAGATAAACTTTAATCTGGAAGATATAAGGGTAGATCTTGAGAGAATACTGAACTGAGGACAGGTTATGTTAGAGAATATTAAGGGCCTTCTTCTTGATCTTGATGGTGTTTTATACATAGTGGACAGACCCA is a window of Persephonella marina EX-H1 DNA encoding:
- a CDS encoding methyl-accepting chemotaxis protein, coding for MGRIRPKPINKESEFKPDEIFFSSTDLKGIILSGNDVFQRISKYSMDELIGSPHNIIRHPDMPKIVFKLLWDYIQSGKPIVAYVKNMAKDGSYYWVLATVMPVKDESGNIREYISIRIKPTTDYFKIIPQVYQELLEIEREGGMDASYKALTDTLKKLGYDSYDDFMKDILVAELKDKSSLLKIEIPSISKQLSKENVSYFNDIISKSKSLDKLIEELFNSISNFEKLRMLFSEKSESIYKVTDEIRLTALNSSVESLRLGSKGAVFSVISAEMRKNSEEESKIIKQMKVLIDKNTEEIKDIVFTLSLSKLEIIMFGKFLSSLVKTGSEDEIFSALKRDVANFFYLISSSHEYFHKLSDLVSKSIGSLEELNKRLRKLKLLIEELEAMYFRGLIESGHMEGTNFSIIFTYVRKLVNQTKENISALEEPLRNIFDDELKIKHNIRKINFNLEDIRVDLERILN
- the uvrC gene encoding excinuclease ABC subunit UvrC encodes the protein MKDAVHSDEMEDLKNLIDEAPQSPGVYLFKGKKGEYIYIGKAKNIKNRLKGHLNQYRIDPKEKKIFDESSKIEWIITKSDYEAFVLENELIKQYKPKYNVRLKSGSGYPMLVITDDEYPTVVISRKFGEIEGEYFGPFLPARTARAMKDLIHKLFRLRTCDPLPKRDIVCFDYHLGLCSAPCVNKISKKDYNFDVKAAKAFLSGDVKKFIYRLYDRLEEYKNKLNFEKASVVRDQILAMENLISKQEVLGLPVNEADIFYFSGKDVYLIVVRGSRIVGKEFIQIKQEGIQDFEISVISNYYIRGNFIPEVVISNRKFSDHKNLKRWLSEKKGSDVRLLFDIPDEIKGFIDRNIGSVDLSDLKEIFKRTFGFDLPERIEGFDISTLFGDFTVGSAVVWENGKMNKREYRRFKIKTVDGIDDYASLRELLFRRFRKYKEMDNPPRLVLIDGGKGHLKQGEIVRDALGIKNLRIFSLAKKEEILYTDDGKSVYLYNYQPLLKLFTTIRDEAHRFALSYNRKLRERDTLKELLDKIEGVGKKRKEILYRTYKTVDRIAQASVEELKKLGIPEKVAQNIKKYLSV